Genomic DNA from Candidatus Gastranaerophilales bacterium:
AAGTCATTGACGAAAAAATCGAATACGGGAAATTATTAAAACTGCCAAAAGAAGACAAAAAACTGGAACATTTAAAAGACTTAAAAAAACAAATGGAAACACAGCTTACAACGATAAAAAAAGAAGCAAGAGAGTTGAATATTCTGTACAGTTACTATGGATTTTTGGCGGAAAAATTCAAATTCGTAGTTGTAGATAAAATTTTTAAATTCTGCAAAAACAAATGTATAGAAGGCTTCAAATTTTTGGCACAAAAAACAGATAACTTTAAAATAATAAAAAAGCTGCCTGAAATTTTACTGAAAAAATTATAAATCCAATCTTATATCACATGCCATTTTATGTGCGGATAAACCTTCAATATGCGCTAAATGAGAGGCAACTTTTGTTATATCCCGCGATGAACTTGAACCGGTAAACTTCTGCCAGGTTTGAATTTTAAGGAAATCAAACACGCTTAAACCGGCGCTGTACCTTGCAACTCCGTTAGTAGGCAAAATATGGTTAGTACCCGAGCAATAATCCCCAAGCGCCTCAAGGGAATAATTGCCTATAAACAGAGAGCCGTAATTAGTCAATTTGTCTATATAATCACCTTCATTTTTTACTATAAGCTCAAGGTGTTCGGGGGCTTTTCTGTTAGCAATTTCTACAGCCATAGACAAATCATCAACCATAATTATGTAAGAATTTTCCAGTGCAGCCTGCGCAATTTTACCTGTTTTTAACTTAGGCAAAAATTCGTTAATCTTATCACTTACCCTGTAAGCCAAAAGCTCTGAATTTGTGATTAAAATAGCGCTGGCATCAGCATCATGTTCACACTGTGCAAGCATATCGGCTGCAATAAAATCAGGTTTTGCACTATCATCGGCTATAATTAAAACCTCTGAAGGACCTGCCAAAAAATCTATGCCGCAATCACCGTAAACAAGCTTTTTCGCCATAGTAACAAATTTATTGCCCGGACCTGTTATCTTATCTACTTTAGGTATAGTTTCGGTACCATAAGCCATAGCAGCTATAGCCTGAACTCCGCCAACCCTGAAAATCCTGTCCGCTCCTGCCAAAGAAGCTGCAACAACAGTAACATCCTGTATCTTAGGAGAACATACAACAACCTCCTGTACACCTGCAACTTTTGCAGGAACTACAGACATAATCGCAGAAGACGGCAAAGGATAATTCCCGCCCGGAACATAGGCGCCTGTTATTCGCAGCGGAATGATTTTTTGTCCTAATGTTCCGCCGTTAGAGAATAATTCCACTTCTTTTATGGAAGCTCTTTGTGTATGAGCAAAGCGTTTTACGTTCTCTATAGCTATTTTTATCGCACAAATAGTATTGTCATGAACTTTTTTAAAAGCAGCATCAATTTCAGCCTGCGTAAGTTCGATGTTTTTAATATCACCATCGCCAAATTGCCTTGAATAATCTATTAATGCTTCATCTTTGCGTTTTTTTACATCTTCAATAATTGCATGTACGGAGGGCAATTTATTAAAAAGTTTAAACTCAAAAAATTCAGCAGGTAATTCACTATAACTGACTATCTGCATAAAAACTATTTTCTCCTTGATGCCAAATTAGCTAACACATCGTTAATATCAACGTTATTTTTTACCATAAAGGCAAGTAAGAAATAAGTTAAATCTGCCATTTCCCAAGGCAAACCGTCCCCTTCTTTAAAGCTTACAACTTCAAAAGCTTCTTCCATAATCTTACGTTTCAAATAAAATTCATCGTTAAATAATTTTGTTGTAAAAGAACCTTCCGGCAAGTCTTTTAGTCTATCTTCAAGCACGGCGACAAGGTCATGTATGACAAATTCTCTTTCTCCGAAACAGGAATACGCACCCGTATGGCAGGCAACCCCCTTTTGTTCTACGGTGAAAAGCAAGGCGTCTTTGTCGCAGTCATATTTCACATTAACGAGTCTTTGGGTATTTCCCGAAGTTTCACCTTTTGTCCAAAGCTCTTCTCTTGAACGTGAATAGTAAGTTGCCAACCCGTCTTCAAAAGACTTTTTCAATGACTCTGCATTGGAATATGCAAGCATAAGTACTTGCTTAGAGTATAAATCTTGAACTATTGTCGGCATAAGCGGAGTTTTCTCAAAATCTAGCAAATTTGCAAAAGCTTCTTTTAAATCCAAGGA
This window encodes:
- the hisD gene encoding histidinol dehydrogenase, with amino-acid sequence MQIVSYSELPAEFFEFKLFNKLPSVHAIIEDVKKRKDEALIDYSRQFGDGDIKNIELTQAEIDAAFKKVHDNTICAIKIAIENVKRFAHTQRASIKEVELFSNGGTLGQKIIPLRITGAYVPGGNYPLPSSAIMSVVPAKVAGVQEVVVCSPKIQDVTVVAASLAGADRIFRVGGVQAIAAMAYGTETIPKVDKITGPGNKFVTMAKKLVYGDCGIDFLAGPSEVLIIADDSAKPDFIAADMLAQCEHDADASAILITNSELLAYRVSDKINEFLPKLKTGKIAQAALENSYIIMVDDLSMAVEIANRKAPEHLELIVKNEGDYIDKLTNYGSLFIGNYSLEALGDYCSGTNHILPTNGVARYSAGLSVFDFLKIQTWQKFTGSSSSRDITKVASHLAHIEGLSAHKMACDIRLDL